One Dermacentor silvarum isolate Dsil-2018 chromosome 10, BIME_Dsil_1.4, whole genome shotgun sequence genomic window carries:
- the LOC119431249 gene encoding uncharacterized protein LOC119431249: MAQVCYRAAIGDDDRRCEFCSKLFTQRKNMLQHIRNIHKVAVDVKKLMKCDVCGTAVPTMEKYSEHHIAAHNFDAEYAHMVFRNDKEFNEWKAREEASQNCWFILPRGAKKLASGDTRIHYYCNRSGEARKKEGHGDRREKSQGSCRSGKVCLSFITVTKEDSTRSRTPEGTTIKVRYQRTHYGHKAEIQHLRMSDMEKISIAEDLERGVPMKTILKRIRTSVAAKLRPMHLAERSSLHNIKRQFSIAAPERCHANDAVSVDTWVLAMKEKGEALVRLYKAQGAVDPSGTFSSADFALVLMTEPQRELLEELGPAGTVCLDSTHGTTGYQFELTTLLVLDEVRSGVPVAYFICNRMNELTLTAFFKSLESAMAKKVAAKTFMSDDASQFYKAWSTVMGAPKQKLLCAWHVDKNWRKKIHECVEKQLRPFAYHRVRLLLELPGEKEFNYYLEKFLADEKEKLKDFVKYFKDHYAVRPQEWAYCFRIDAGVNTNMHLESMHRTLKHSMLEGKQNKRVDKLISALMDLTYHFLMKRAIWMIKGAKGKKLSTIAKNHRSGRDMAACAKLNEDGTWTVPSQSIKGLSYKVSKVGDGACCHLRCKECAVCVHTYTCTCNDHLVHCTVCKHIHCVVIANPISSDKSHESSPEESCDTNQALHLVQSITKLEAAKAVSSSALFTAKMESVRQAISDGEVSEEVAKKANKLFEPVFALVESDRKRKMPDDSNEPANKKVVHQLRFHSTRNPRLSQPSSSLSRPTEAQKEVLKLQLMDSNIETEEITTSAGHDYW, encoded by the exons ATGGCGCAGGTCTGTTATCGAGCTGCCATCGGCGATGACGATCGTCGCTGtgaattttgcagcaaactatTCACCCAGAGGAAGAACATGCTGCAACACATCAGGAACATCCACAAAGTGGCCGTGGATGTCAAGAAATTGATGAAATGCGACGTATGTGGCACTGCCGTGCCTACAATGGAGAAGTATTCGGAGCACCACATCGCTGCGCACAACTTCGACGCTGAGTACGCGCACATGGTGTTCCGGAACGATAAGG AATTTAATGAATGGAAAGCAAGAGAAGAGGCTAGTCAGAACTGCTGGTTCATTTTGCCAAGGGGTGCCAAAAAGCTGGCCAGTGGAGATACAAGGATTCACTATTACTGTAATAGGTCAGGCGAGGCGAGGAAAAAGGAAGGTCATGGTGACCGTCGGGAGAAAAGTCAGGGAAGCTGCAGGTCTGGTAAGGTGTGTCTTTCATTTATTACTGTCACAAAGGAGGACAGCACTCGGAGTCGGACACCTGAAGGCACCACCATAAAAGTCAGGTATCAAAGAACCCATTATGGTCATAAAGCAGAAATTCAGCACTTGAGAATGAGTGACATGGAAAAGATCAGCATAGCAGAGGACCTAGAACGAGGTGTGCCCATGAAAACCATCCTAAAACGAATAAGAACATCTGTTGCCGCCAAGCTGAGGCCAATGCATTTGGCAGAGCGCTCAAGCCTTCATAACATCAAACGGCAGTTTAGcattgctgctcctgagcgttgTCATGCTAATGATGCTGTCAGTGTAGACACGTGGGTGCTTGCAATGAAAGAAAAAGGTGAAGCACTTGTCCGCCTGTACAAGGCACAAGGTGCAGTAGACCCAAGTGGTACATTTTCTTCAGCAGATTTTGCTCTTGTTCTAATGACAGAGCCTCAGAGGGAGCTACTAGAAGAATTGGGCCCTGCAGGAACTGTATGTCTTGACTCCACACATGGCACTACAGGGTACCAGTTTGAGCTGACCACTCTTCTGGTGCTAGATGAAGTAAGATCAGGTGTACCTGTAGCTTATTTCATCTGCAACCGCATGAATGAGCTAACTCTTACAGCATTCTTTAAATCTCTGGAGTCTGCCATGGCCAAAAAAGTGGCTGCTAAGACATTTATGTCTGATGATGCCTCGCAATTCTACAAGGCATGGTCCACCGTCATGGGTGCCCCCAAACAGAAACTTCTCTGTGCCTGGCATGTGGATAAGAATTGGCGTAAGAAGATACATGAGTGTGTGGAGAAGCAGCTGAGGCCATTTGCCTACCATAGGGTGCGGCTACTTTTAGAATTACCTGGGGAAAAGGAATTTAATTACTATCTTGAAAAATTCCTTGCCGATGAGAAAGAAAAACTGAAGGACTTCGTGAAGTACTTCAAAGACCACTATGCAGTTAGGCCGCAAGAGTGGGCCTATTGCTTTAGGATTGATGCAGGTGTCAACACAAACATGCACCTTGAGAGCATGCACAGGACGTTAAAGCATAGTATGCTGGAGGGAAAGCAGAACAAGCGTGTTGACAAACTAATTTCCGCCCTCATGGACTTGACATATCATTTTTTAATGAAGAGAGCAATCTGGATGATAAAAGGGGCAAAGGGTAAGAAGTTGAGCACAATTGCGAAGAACCACAGGTCTGGCAGGGACATGGCAGCATGTGCCAAATTGAACGAAGATGGCACATGGACTGTGCCATCTCAGTCTATTAAAGGGCTCTCGTATAAAGTGTCAAAAGTGGGAGATGGTGCTTGCTGTCATTTGAGGTGCAAGGAATGCGCAGTGTGTGTGCATACTTACACGTGCACTTGCAATGACCATCTTGTACACTGCACAGTGTGCAAGCACATTCACTGTGTGGTCATCGCTAATCCAATCAGCAGTGACAAGAGCCATGAGAGCTCACCCGAAGAATCATGCGACACAAACCAGGCACTGCACCTTGTGCAGAGTATAACAAAGCTGGAGGCAGCCAAAGCAGTGTCAAGCTCGGCACTCTTTACAGCGAAAATGGAGTCAGTCAGACAAGCAATATCAGATGGTGAAGTCTCCGAGGAAGTAGCTAAAAAGGCAAACAAGTTGTTTGAGCCAGTCTTCGCGCTTGTTGAAAGTGACCGAAAAAGAAAGATGCCAGATGATTCGAATGAACCGGCCAACAAAAAAGTTGTGCACCAATTAAGATTTCACTCTACAAGAAACCCTAGATTGTCCCAGCCATCATCTAGCCTTTCAAGGCCCACTGAAGCTCAAAAGGAAGTCCTTAAACTGCAGCTTATGGACAGCAACATAGAAACTGAAGAGATAACCACGTCAGCAGGGCACGATTACTGGTAA